A stretch of Planococcus citri chromosome 5, ihPlaCitr1.1, whole genome shotgun sequence DNA encodes these proteins:
- the LOC135848882 gene encoding kelch repeat and BTB domain-containing protein 12-like isoform X2, translating to MDDSVKTVDLDHFQKKSFQQNMNDLRLENVLCDVRLDVNGTIMPCHRLVLAAASPYFRTMFNGNFKESNSDTIVLKDIDTETVQEILNAIYTATIRFKPSNAYFILMASHLWQLEMIENACVSYIMENPKIHHMVDTCVFANNIGIENTFKILNRNNGWFIFHAKKMKDRRPEVCIFHYENSLYMVENGRVMVPNEKCDLSSYKWTELPHLPQKITISGTNDVVAIGEVFGVEVNAQ from the exons ATGGATG ACTCCGTCAAAACTGTGGATTTGGACCACTTTCAGAAGAAATCCTTTCAACAAAATATGAACGATCTGAGACTAGAAAATGTGTTATGTGATGTACGTCTCGACGTCAATGGTACTATAATGCCATGTCACCGATTGGTTTTGGCTGCCGCATCTCCTTACTTCAGAACCATgtttaatggaaatttcaaagaaagtaATTCCGATACTATTGTATTGAAAGATATTGACACTGAAACAGTCCAAGAGATCCTAAACGCCATATATACAGCTACTATTCGTTTTAAGCCGAGTAATGCTTATTTCATCTTGATGGCCAGTCACTTATGGCAACTGGAAATGATAGAAAACGCCTGTGTGTCGTACATTATGGAGAATCCTAAAATCCACCACATGGTTGACACCTGCGTATTTGCCAATAATATTG GTATTGAAAACACGTTCAAGATTTTAAACCGCAATAATGGCTGGTTCATTTTTCATGCGAAGAAAATGAAGGATCGTCGTCCAGaagtttgcatttttcattACGAAAACTCTTTGTATATGGTGGAAAACGGTCGAGTTATGGTTCCtaatgaaaaatgtgatttgtcTTCGTATAAGTGGACTGAGTTACCTCATTTGCcccaaaaaatcacgatttccgGTACGAATGATGTGGTGGCCATCGGAGAAGTGTTTGGTGTTGAAGTAAATGCTcagtga
- the BckdhB gene encoding 2-oxoisovalerate dehydrogenase subunit beta, mitochondrial, with protein MNIGKIKILFSNTRQVKRMSSFFTYHPDRTPDHMGETRKLNMFQAINNAMDIVLEKDSTAVVFGEDVGFGGVFRCTIELQKKYGKERVFNTPLCEQGIVGFGIGLATCGSTAIAEIQFADYMFPALDQICNEAAKYRYRSGNLFNCGKLTIRTPCSAIGHGALYHSQSPEAYYTHTPGIKIVIPRGPAKAKGLLLACIRDNDPCLFFEPKALYRAAVDEVPIADYESELGKADILLTGSDVTLIGWGTQVHVLLEVAELAKEKLKVNCEVIDLVSLLPWDKQTVVNSVKKTGRVVIAHEAPKTSGFGSEIAATIQEECFLHLESPIARVTGFDTPFPHVFEPFYLPNKWRCFQAIKELTEY; from the exons atgaatatcggaaaaattaaaatattattttctaatACTAGACAAGTGAAACGTATGAGTTCGTTTTTCACTTATCATCCTGATCGAACACCGGATCATATGG gTGAGACACGAAAATTAAACATGTTTCAAGCTATCAATAACGCAATGGATATCGTTTTAGAAAAAGATTCTACTGCAG tGGTTTTCGGCGAAGATGTAGGTTTTGGTGGAGTGTTTCGTTGTACGATAGAATTACAAAAGAAATATGGAAAAGAACGTGTTTTTAATACACCATTATGCGAACAAGGTATTGTAGGATTTGGCATAGGCTTGGCAACTTGTGGAAGCACAGCTATTGCTGAGATTCAATTCGCTGATTATATGTTTCCAGCTCTAGatcaa ATATGCAACGAAGCAGCAAAATATCGATATCGAAGTGGTAATTTGTTCAACTGTGGTAAACTGACGATTCGTACGCCTTGCTCAGCCATTGGTCATGGAGCTCTGTATCATTCCCAAAGTCCAGAAGCATATTACACTCACACGCCTGGaataaaa ATAGTAATACCAAGAGGTCCTGCGAAAGCCAAAGGATTACTATTAGCTTGCATAAGAGATAACGATCCTTGTTTATTCTTCGAACCTAAAGCCTTATATCGAGCTGCAGTTGACGAAGTGCCCATTGCTGATTACGAAAGCGAATTAGGAAAAGCTGATATTTTATTAACAG gaaGCGATGTCACACTTATTGGTTGGGGTACTCAAGTACACGTGCTCTTAGAAGTAGCTGAACTTGCtaaagaaaaactgaaagtaAATTGCGAAGTTATCGATTTAGTATCTTTACTGCCCTGGGATAAGCAGACAGTTGTCAAC TCTGTCAAAAAAACCGGAAGAGTTGTAATCGCTCACGAAGCGCCAAAAACCAGCGGATTTGGTAGTGAAATTGCAGCAACGATACAG GAGGAATGTTTTCTTCATCTCGAGTCACCTATCGCCAGAGTCACTGGTTTTGATACCCCTTTTCCTCACGTATTCGAACCGTTTTATTTACCTAACAAATGGCGATGTTTTCAAGCAATCAAAGAACTAACGGAATACTGA
- the Polr1F gene encoding DNA-directed RNA polymerase I subunit RPA43 — MCEHEEKSSQKMGKINYKTSKNKLKRFPLSTEELNKLSKTDSGIVLRKNCRHQLKLRYEATPVNSDNFKQHVLEELDKKTLRFNTKLNDMILRICNIRILQPIEADRCRRLNVTCIADIYVFKPQCGSILSAIVNKKSDSHLGCIMYDIFNVSIIKPTEIPYCDWPGRRIKVNDRVVFKVLKVDVSEVIPYIIGELVTDDVYPSNGRDRDEEYDSVISTDYNSTGTSGDQYSELDDLIESAEKQKPKKRKLSLKTPTRDIPTKKRRLM; from the exons aTGTGCGAACACGAAGAGAAATCTTcccaaaaaatgggtaaaataaattacaaaacgtCGAAAAATAAGCTCAAACGATTCCCTCTCAGTACCGAAGAATTGAATAAACTCAGTAAAACTGATTCCGGTATCGtacttcgaaaaaattgtcgCCACCAGTTGAAACTTCGATACGAAGCTACTCCAGTCAATTCGGATAATTTCAAGCAACATGTGCTGGAAGAACTCGATAAAAAAACACTGCGTTTCAATACTAA GTTGAATGATATGATTTTACGTATTTGTAATATAAGAATTCTTCAACCCATCGAAGCTGATCGTTGTCGAAGACTAAATGTTACCTGTATCGCCGATATCTATGTGTTTAAGCCTCAGTGCGGTAGTATTTTATCAG CCATTGTCAATAAAAAAAGTGATAGTCATCTGGGTTGCATTATGTACGACATTTTCAACGTATCGATTATAAAACCAACAGAAATACCTTACTGTGATTGGCCTGGAAGAAGAATTAAAGTAAACGATCGTGTTGTTTTCAAAGTATTGAAAGTTGATGTGTCCGAAGTGATTCCTTACATAATTGGCGAATTAGTAACCGA tgatgttTATCCATCGAACGGTCGCGATCGAGATGAAGAATACGATAGTGTGATAAGTACGGATTATAATAGCACAGGAACATCGGGAGACCAATACTCTGAACTTGATGATTTAATCGAATCtgctgaaaaacaaaaacctaaaaaaagaaaattatcttTGAAAACGCCGACTAGAGATATACCAACGAAGAAGAGACGTTTAATGTGA
- the LOC135848882 gene encoding uncharacterized protein LOC135848882 isoform X1 yields the protein MDDSVKTVDLDHFQKKSFQQNMNDLRLENVLCDVRLDVNGTIMPCHRLVLAAASPYFRTMFNGNFKESNSDTIVLKDIDTETVQEILNAIYTATIRFKPSNAYFILMASHLWQLEMIENACVSYIMENPKIHHMVDTCVFANNIGNYNLYCKCISSVADNIVEYGKTDSFERISLDVFKGILKAVDSSKHEEESITLLIMKWSKKNNAKREDIQILLDATNLKTTFLLNSRMMSQLLVACDDKLINDNGVEDDAELHCDSDLPLNLYLNAIDVKTGERGWSVLKTNLGLDKYVLSSFHPTNSYRKKVCRVETKLYCFEYFKYMGDRNFFSYYDENDARFSLTTPELLISDFEMAAKGTSIYLMEKSTRFSVWLYNCELNTWKNIVKENDHVDKYCQVLACTFSNDAFYIISAKKSATERNEMDESIFSINSDTLKIEWLMELSPSTCKYSSIYVFGSKVAVFDCSRDTGIENTFKILNRNNGWFIFHAKKMKDRRPEVCIFHYENSLYMVENGRVMVPNEKCDLSSYKWTELPHLPQKITISGTNDVVAIGEVFGVEVNAQ from the exons ATGGATG ACTCCGTCAAAACTGTGGATTTGGACCACTTTCAGAAGAAATCCTTTCAACAAAATATGAACGATCTGAGACTAGAAAATGTGTTATGTGATGTACGTCTCGACGTCAATGGTACTATAATGCCATGTCACCGATTGGTTTTGGCTGCCGCATCTCCTTACTTCAGAACCATgtttaatggaaatttcaaagaaagtaATTCCGATACTATTGTATTGAAAGATATTGACACTGAAACAGTCCAAGAGATCCTAAACGCCATATATACAGCTACTATTCGTTTTAAGCCGAGTAATGCTTATTTCATCTTGATGGCCAGTCACTTATGGCAACTGGAAATGATAGAAAACGCCTGTGTGTCGTACATTATGGAGAATCCTAAAATCCACCACATGGTTGACACCTGCGTATTTGCCAATAATATTGGTAATTATAATTTATATTGTAAGTGTATTTCATCTGTAGCTGACAACATTGTCGAATATGGAAAGACTGATtcttttgaaagaatttcactCGATGTTTTTAAAGGCATTTTAAAAGCTGTTGATTCCTCCAAACACGAAGAAGAATCGATAACTTTACTAATAATGAAATGGAGTAAAAAGAATAATGCCAAGCGTGAAGACATACAAATTCTTTTAGATGccacaaatttgaaaaccacCTTCTTATTGAACTCACGGATGATGTCTCAGCTTTTGGTTGCTTGTGACGATAAACTTATAAATGATAATGGCGTTGAAGATGATGCAGAATTACATTGTGATTCGGATTTACCCTTGAATTTGTATCTGAACGCTATTGATGTGAAAACTGGAGAACGTGGATGGAGTGTTCTGAAAACGAACCTTGGGTTGGATAAATACGTTTTATCCTCGTTCCATCCAACAAATTCTTATCGAAAAAAAGTTTGTAGAGTTGAAACGAAACTGTATTGCTTTGAATATTTCAAGTATATGGgagacagaaattttttttcatattacgACGAAAATGATGCCAGATTTTCATTAACCACGCCGGAACttttaatttctgattttgaaatggCAGCTAAGGGAACATCGATATATCTTATGGAGAAAAGTACGCGCTTCTCGGTTTGGCTTTACAACTGCGAGTTGAatacttggaaaaatattgtgaaGGAAAATGATCATGTTGATAAGTATTGCCAGGTTTTGGCATGTACTTTCTCAAACGATGCTTTTTACATAATTTCGGCGAAAAAAAGTGCGACCGAGAGAAATGAGATGGACGAGTCTATATTCTCAATTAATAGcgatactttgaaaattgagtggTTGATGGAATTATCACCAAGTACATGCAAATATTCGTCTATTTATGTATTCGGTTCTAAAGTTGCAGTATTTGATTGTTCTCGTGACACAGGTATTGAAAACACGTTCAAGATTTTAAACCGCAATAATGGCTGGTTCATTTTTCATGCGAAGAAAATGAAGGATCGTCGTCCAGaagtttgcatttttcattACGAAAACTCTTTGTATATGGTGGAAAACGGTCGAGTTATGGTTCCtaatgaaaaatgtgatttgtcTTCGTATAAGTGGACTGAGTTACCTCATTTGCcccaaaaaatcacgatttccgGTACGAATGATGTGGTGGCCATCGGAGAAGTGTTTGGTGTTGAAGTAAATGCTcagtga